Part of the Dokdonella sp. genome, CGTGTAGTTGCAGCAGGCGGCTACGATCCGAACATCGCTTTTTGGGATGAGTCGCCGGGGAGTCAGACATTCTGCCCAACCCCAGGAAGCGAGCGCGAATGCGGGTCAAACTATACAAACAACTTCGGCGAGCCCCCGCAGGAACTCGTAGCTGCTGCAAAGTCCGTTTTCTCGACGATCTATCCCGGCAAGGACTGGGCACCAACGCTTGAATGTGGTGATTCCTTCGGTACGCCGTCCGGTGACGGTCTTGGCCTTTGCACCGGCACGTCCATGTCCGCCCCCCAGATCTCCGGCGTGGTCGGCATCCTGCGCTCGATCAATCCGCTCGCAACGACCAGCAAGCCCGTTCTCGGCTTTGGCGATGTGGCTGGTATCCGTAGCGTACTCGCGCAGACCACGTTCGAGGCGCAGATCGCACAAGGATGGACGCCGACGTTCGGCCATGGTCGCGTCGATGCGGCCGCAGCAGCCCGGCGCATGCTCGGAACGGTTCAAGGGCGCACCGTGAAGAACAGGGTAACTCCGCTGTTTCGGCTGTACGGCGCCAACGCGAAGGACTATGCCGACACGACCTCTCCCCAGTTCGCAATCGCAATTGCGATCAACCAGGCGGGTGCCTATCAGACACAAGGCTCTCTGATCCCCGGCTATGACGAATTCCCGCCCGACCCGGGAGCCGAAACGCCGCTGCCCACGCCGCGCGCCGCGATCTACGTGCTCACCACGGAATACAAACCGCGCCCCGAATGGCCGGCGCTCGTTCCGCTCTACCAGATGGACCGGTCACGAAACTATCCGATCGGATGCACGCCGCCGACGCCAGGCTGTAACACCAAGAATAGGGACTACATCCTCGTCACGACGACGGCACATATCGAACAGGCGTATGCGGATGGGTACAAGCTGCGCACCATTCAGGGCTACATCTACCAGCCATGCACCGTGGAGCCGGCCTGCATCCCGCCTGGTACCGAAAAGATGTATCGCGCCTGCAAGACAGCAGATGACGATTGCGCGACGTTCCTCGAAAGCGAGCGCACCACGTTCGAGGCCGCTGGCTATACCGCAGCCTATCCGAGCGGCAGCAACAAAGTGCTGGGCTACGCCTATCCCTATGCCGACAACGACCCTCCGCGTTTCCCTGGTGGTCCGGTAGGCGATGGACTGGTCGACGGTTTCGAGTGGGTGATCGGCACGAAGATCGACTCTTGGGATTCCGACGGAGATGGGGACGGCGATGTCGAGGAGTTTCCGATGGTCGGTGTCGCTGTAAGCGATCCCTGTAGTGGCTTGGGTGGTTACAGCTGTCCAGCGGATGTGATCTTCAAGAACGGGTTCCAATAGTCGGCAAAACTCATCGGCGTTCATGACCAGCAGGCTACATGCGGTGCCGAATCAATTTCCCTTTGCTACGGATTGCGCAGACATCGCTTCAAAGTTCTCCCTGGCAGCGACACTTGGTATCGATCCGTTGCAACACGAAATCGCCTCGCAGTTCGACTCGCTCTATCCGAGTTCCGTATGTCAGCGCGAAATCTCAGAGTGGTGATCGAATGTCTTCCCCGTAGTCGAATCCGAATATCCATATTTTGAGCTAATAGGCCGCCTCGCCGCCTCGCGGCCTCAGCGCCTTGCTGATAAAAAAACACGTAAAATCAAAGGCATGGGGCGTAAACTGCGAATTTCTCAGGAATCCCTGCCAACCCTCAACTACTACCGGCAACTCGCCGAGAGGCCCGTTGCCGAGCTGGTCTGACTTAAACCAAACAGCCTCCACGAAAGCCGGGGCGGTTCACGACGCTAGTATGCATCAAAGTAGCTCCAACGTAGTGCCGAATTTGGGCGCTCATAGGACATTAAAATCGGCGGCAAACAATGGGGCTTTGTTGGGGTATCTGCCGACTTCGGGTTAGTTATTTGGACGATTTGGAGTGCCTTGTTGACCGAACTGAGGGCGATTGATTGGAAGCAGACACCGATGGCCCGCATTTTTCGGCGTTGCGTTCCCAATGGCCCGCATTTTTTGGCGTTGCGTTCCCAATGGCCCGCAATTTTTGACGGCAGTTCTCGGTGGCACGGAGAAAATTGCGTCGTTGGCCCGCATTTGTGGCGTTGGCGGCACACATCGGATTTCCGGGAACAACGAGGACAGTGAAAATGTCGAAGTCCGTTGGGCCAACGGCAACTTGGAAGAGCGCGCGCGTCCTGGAACCGGTTCTGGCTGGTCATTGTGCGCATAATGCATATTATGTCAAATACAGAATCGCCGCGGAATACTTCTCGCGCCGTTGCTCGCCGCCGTGCCGCGCTTCGCCGCATGGCAGGAATTCGTATGCGCGGCACCCTGCCTGCGGCGCATCCGGCAACGAGCAACGCCGCACCTGCCGCCACCGCGCTGGCCAGGAATGTCCTGATCAATCCCACAACGGCGTGACCGTCCTGTGCGGGCGCAGATCAAGGCGCGACGGCGAAGCCAGACTGGCCGTCCGCCGAGCCGGCGCGAAGCAGTTTTCGGTGACAGCTTGTTGAGCAGCGAAGCAGCAACGGTTGCAACAGTCACCCCGCCGCCGAGAACTCCTCATAAGCCGCCAAGGCGTTGGCGGCATACATCAGCGACGGGCCACCACCCATGTACACGGCCACGCCGAGCATCTCCCTGAACTCCTCGGCTGTAGCGCCGAGACGGACCAGTGCCTTGGCATGAAAGCCCAGGCAGGCATCGCAGCGGTTGGCGACACCGATCGCCATGGCGATCAGTTCCTTCGTCTTCTCGTCGAGCGCGCCGGGAGCGAGCGCGGCCTTGCTGAGTGCGCCGAAGCCTTGCATCACATCGGCGTTGTGGGTGCGCAGCGGCGTAAGGTTCCTGGAGACATTGCGGGTCAGGTCGGTGTAGGAGGTTGTGGCTGACATGGAGGGTCTCCGTTACGGGATGGTCGGGAAAGTCATGGAGCAGGAAATTGCAGGGACGGGGCGAGCAACGAGTTCGGGGCGAATTGAACGCGCCGGCTGCAATCCGCGCGGGTAGCCGGCTCCACGCTGCGCGGCCAAGTCAAGAATGCGATCACGCCGCCCTCTTCCTGCCACGTGTGCGCAGCGGCGCGCAGTAGATGCCGTGCAGGGCACCCATCACTTCCGCCCCTGGGCCGGGCATCAGCGAATAGAAGATCGTCTGCGCCTCGCGTCGCGTCTTGACGAGGTTCTCCTCGCGCAGCACGGCCAGGTGCTGTGACAGTGCCGACTGGCTGAGATCGAGCAGGTCGTTGATCTCACCGACTGAACGTTCGCCATCGGCCAGCAGGCACAGGATCTGCAGGCGCTTCTCATTGGCCAGGGCCTTCAGCAGGCGCGCGGCGTCGCCGGCATGAGCCTGCATGGCCGAGAGATCGAACGTTGTCTTGATTTGGGTTGCCATCGTCACTCCGTAGGGATCGCCGGATTGGCGTTGCGCCATGCCTCGAAGCCGCCGGCAAGCGAAAGGACGTCGGTGAAGCCGAGTTCCTGCAGGCTGTCGGCCGCCAGCGCGGAGCGACCGCCCGTGCGACAGTACAGGACCAGTCGGCGCGAGGTATTGGCCAGGGATTCTTCCGCGACGCAGGCCATGGCCGGATGCGCGTGGATCTGGAATTCGAGCACGCCTCGCGGGATGTTCACCGCTCCCGGCAGGTGACCCTGCGCGTATTCGCCTGGCTCGCGCACATCGATCAATACGACGCCACCTTGAGACATGCTGCTCAGATCGGTCGGCGAGACCTCTCGGATACGTGCGCGGGCTTCGGTCACGAGTTGTTCGACGGTGCGTGTCATGGCGGCCCTCCGAATATCAGTTGAAATTAAAATAAGACGATACTAAATTAGTGTCAACCGGCGGTACGGCGCCCAGCCCCTACCCCCGGCACCTTCGAGTCCGAACGCATGGCCGAAGGGAACGCACGACAATCACACGACCCGGGAGACATCACCATGAACATCGACCGTGCCATTCTCGCCTTCGCCGGCGTGATGATCCTCGTCAGCCTCGCGCTCGCCCATTATGTTTCACCGTTGTGGCTGTGGCTGACGGCCTTCGTCGGCGCCAACATGCTGCAGGCCAGTTTCACTGGCTTCTGTCCGACGGCGTTCGTTTTCCGCAAGCTCGGCCTGTCCAGCGGCTGCGCGTTCAAGTAGGGCTCCGACGTGAAGCCTGGCGTCATTGGTGCCCGCCGTTCTGCCCTGCCCTTGCTGTTGGCCTCCGCGCTGGCGGCCTGCAGTGGCTCGGGCGAGCCCGTATCGGTCATGACGATCGGCAGTCTGGACACGCTGGAGGTCCGCGCGGCCGATCACACGCAGGGACGCGCCTGGGATGGCGTGGTCGAGGCGGTACGCCAGGCCACGCTGTCGGCACAGACCAGCGGCCGCGTTGCGGAAGTGCTGCATGACGTGAACGATCGTACTGCAGAGGGTGCGGTGCTGGTTCGGCTGAGCGCTGTGGAGCAGCAGGCCGGCGTGGACACCGCGCGCGCGCAATTGCGTGCCGCGGAGGCCGTTGCTGCCGAAGCCGAAGGCAACTACCGCCGTTACCTGGAGCTCTCGCAGGCACACCACGTATCGAAAGCACAGCTCGATCAGATGCAGCGCGCACGTGATTCAGCCTTCGCCACGCGTGATGCCGCGCGGGCGCAGCTCGCGGCCGCGGGCCAGCAGACCCGCTACACCACCATCCGCGCCCCCTGGCCTGGCATCGTCAGTCGTCGCGACGTCGAGCCAGGCGAAAGTGTCGGCGTCGGCCAACCATTGATGACGCTGTTCTCGCCCGATGCCCTGCGCGTCGAGGTCGGCATTCCTCAGTCGGATGCCGCCGAGGTGCGCGCACGGCCGAGGGCGGATCTCGTCTTCGATGATGGCCGTCGCGTCGAAGCCGCCGAGGTGATCGTGTTTCCCGCCGCCGATCCGGCGACGCATACAGTCAGGGTGCGCGTGCAACTGCCGCCCCTCGATCCGGTGCCGGTGCCGGGAACCACGGCCAAGGTCGTGTTCCCCGCACTGGGCGGCGCGACGTATGCGCAGGTACCGCTGGCGGCACTGATCCGGCGTGGCGAGGTCAATGCGGTATACGTGCTGACGGACGGGAGGTTGTCACTGCGCCAGGTTCGACTCGGCGAACATGCAGGCGATCGTGTCGACGTGATCGCCGGACTGCGGCCGGGCGAGGCCATCGCCGCCGACCCGGTCGCCGCGGCGCAGGCGCTCGCGGCGGCACGCAAGGGCATGAAATGAGCACGCGGGACGCCACGTCGCGGCTGGATGTTTCCGGCCGCATCGCCGCGCTCTTCCAGAGCAATCCGCTGACGCCGATTCTTGCGCTGATCGGCCTATTGCTCGGCCTGATTGCGGTGGCAGTCACGCCGCGCGAGGAAGAGCCGCAGATCGACGTCACCATGGCCAATGTCATCGTGCCGTTCCCCGGAGCCGACGCGCGCCAGGTCGAGCAGATGGTGACGTATCCGCTCGAACAATTGTTGTCGGAAATCGAGGAGGTGAAGCACGTCCACTCGATCAGCCGCCCCGGCATGGTGGTGGCGACCGTGGAGTTCGAGGTCGGCGTGAAGCGCCAGCCAGCCCTGGTACGGCTGTACGACAAGGTGTACTCGCACCAGGACTGGATGCCGGCGAATCTCGGTGTCGGCCAGCCCATCATCAGGCCCAAGGGCATCGACGACGTGCCGGTAATGGCGCTGACCCTTTGGACCGACGATACGCAACGTGGTGCGCGCGAGCTGGCCGAAGTCGCACACACCCTGGAAACCGAGCTCAAGCGCATCCCCGGCACGCGCGACGTGTTCACGATCGGTGCGCCGGAGCGCGCGTTGATGGTGGAGCTCGATGCGACGCGCTTGGCCAGTCATGGCCTGACCGTGCACGACCTTGCCGGCACCTTGCAGGCGGCGAATCTTGCCCGCCAGGCCGGCGAGCGTGTCGGCGCGGATGGTGTGGTGCAGGTGACGTCGGGCCGGTTTCTCGCCGACCGTGGCGAAGTGGCCAACCTCGTGCTCGGCATGGCCAACGGACAGCCGGTGCGATTACAGGACGTCGCCAGCGTGCGCGATGCCACCGATGCGCCGTCGAGTTACGTCTGGCACGGCGCGCCGCCGGGTCGAGAAGGCCCTGCCAGTGGCGTTGCGCCAGCAGTCACGCTGGCCATCGCCAAGAAGCCGGGCAGCAATGCCTCGGACATCACGCGCACCGCCCTGGAACGGATCGACGCCTTGCGCGGACAGATCATTCCCGAGGGTATCCACGTTGAAGTCACACGTGACTACGGCCTTACCGCCAGCGACAAGGCATCGACCCTGATCCGCAAGCTCGTGTTCGCAACCGGCTCGGTGGTGCTGCTGGTGCTGTTCGCGCTCGGCCGTCGTGAGGCCATCGTGATCGGTACTGCCGTGGTGCTGACGCTTGCGCTGACCTTGTTCGCCTCGATGGCGATGGGTTTCACGCTCAATCGCGTCTCGCTGTTTGCTCTGATCTTCTCGATCGGCATCCTCGTCGACGACGCCATCGTCGTGGTCGAGAACATCCACAGACACATGGCTCGTGGCGGGTTGTCGCTGCGCGAAGCGATCCCGCCTGCGGTCAACGAGGTCGGTGGCCCGACCATCCTCGCCACATTCACCGTGATCGCTGCACTGATGCCGATGGCCTTCGTCTCCGGGTTGATGGGTCCGTACATGCGCCCCATTCCGGTCAACGCCTCGGTCGGCATGTTGCTGTCGCTGGGCATCGCACTGGTGGTAACGCCGTGGCTCTCCTTGAAACTGCTGCGTCGCCACGCCAGCAGCGGTGGCGACGCGCAGGACGCAAGCGCGCATGCCCACGGCACCATGGCCGCACGCCTGCATCGAATGTTCGAACGGTTGATGCGGCCGTTCCTCGATGACCGGAGCGGCGCGCGCCGCCGACGCTTGCTGTTCGTGGCGATGGGGATGCTGGTGCTGCTCGCCGCGAGCCTGGCAGGCTTCAAGTTGGTCGTGCTGAAGATGTTGCCGCTGGACAACAAGTCGGAGTTCCAGGTCGTGGTCGACCTGCCCGAGGGGCGCACGCTCGAGGACACGGGAGCATTGCTGGCTGATCTCACCGCCGTGCTCGATCGTGTTCCCGAGGTTCGGCACTATCAGGTTCACGCCGGCACCGCTGCACCGATCAACTTCAACGGCCTGGTGCGTCAATACGACCTGCGCACCGGCGCAAACGTCGGCGACGTGCAGGTGAATCTGGTCGACCGCCACGAACGCCGACGCAAGAGCCACGAAATCGCGGTCGCACTGCGTCCGTTGCTGGCCGACGTTGGCCGGCGTCACGATGCGTCGGTCAAGCTGGTTGAAGTACCCCCGGGTCCGCCGGTGCTGTCGCCAATCGTCGCCGAGATCTACGGTCCCGACTATGCACGCATGCGCGAGGTCGGTCGTGCACTCGGGCAGCGCTTCCTCGAAACCGAAGGCATCGTCGACGTCGACACCAGTGTCGAAGCCGATGCGCCGCGCGAGCTGATCCTCATCGATCGTGTGCGTGCCGCACGTCTCGGCGTTGCACAGTCGGAGATTGCCGAAGTCATCGCCGCCGGCCTCTCTGGCCTGGACGCGACCCATGTCATCGATGACAGTTCGAAGTATCCGCGCCCGATCCGCCTGCGCCTGCCGGTCTCGGACCAGGCCACGCTCGATGGCCCGCTCGCGCTGCGCGTGCGCGGCAGTGATGGCCGACTCGTGCCGCTGTCCGAGCTGGTGACCGTTCAGCGCACGGCGTGGGATGGCGCCATTCATCACAAGGATCTGCTGCCGGTGGTCTACGTGATGGGTGATGAAAGCAGCCGCATCGACAGTCCGCTGTACGGCATGTTCGATCTCGTCGACCAGATTGCCGGCAGCGCCATCGAGGGGCAGCACCTGGCGCAATCCTTCATCCGCCAGCCGGCAGACATCACGGGTTTCGGCATCAAGTGGGATGGCGAATGGCAGATCACCTATGAGACCTTCCGCGACATGGGGCTGGCCTATGCAGCAGGCATGATCCTGATCTACCTGCTGGTGGTGGCATGGTTCCGCGACTACGTGCTGCCGCTGGTGATCATGGCACCGATTCCGCTGACCGTGATTGGCGTGATGCCGGGCCACGCCCTGCTCGGCATGCAGTTCACCGCCACCTCGATGATCGGCATGATCGCGCTGGCCGGCATCATCGTGCGCAACTCGATCCTGCTGGTCGACTTCATCAACCACGAGCTCGCTCGCGGGCGTTCGCCGGCCGACGCCGTGGTGGACGCCTGCGCCGTACGCGCGCAACCGATCGCGCTGACCGCATTGGCGGCCATGGCCGGCGCGCTGTTCATCCTCGACGACCCGATCTTCAACGGCCTGGCGATCTCGCTTGTGTTCGGCATCCTGGTTTCGACCGCGCTGACCTTGGTGGTCATTCCCCTGCTCTACTACGGCCTGCTCGCGCACCGCAGCCGGCTAACGGATGCCGCGCCATGACCCGTCCGCTGCAGCGACGACGTGGCGTCATGCTGATCACCGTGCTCGTGCGCTGAAGGCAGCCGCACCGGTCCAGCGCAATCGCCCGCATCGAATGGATCCCACGATGCGGACGATTGCCTGGCTCCCGCTCCCCGAGCGATATCGGCGACGCCGCAACGCAGCACCAGGACTGCACAAGATTCGATGCTCGGGATGAACCACTCCCAGAGTTTCAGTCCGGTGATCCGCCCAGCTTGCCCATGAACGCCCGGTAGTAACGCAGCTCGGCGATCGAGTC contains:
- a CDS encoding carboxymuconolactone decarboxylase family protein, which produces MSATTSYTDLTRNVSRNLTPLRTHNADVMQGFGALSKAALAPGALDEKTKELIAMAIGVANRCDACLGFHAKALVRLGATAEEFREMLGVAVYMGGGPSLMYAANALAAYEEFSAAG
- a CDS encoding efflux RND transporter periplasmic adaptor subunit, with amino-acid sequence MTIGSLDTLEVRAADHTQGRAWDGVVEAVRQATLSAQTSGRVAEVLHDVNDRTAEGAVLVRLSAVEQQAGVDTARAQLRAAEAVAAEAEGNYRRYLELSQAHHVSKAQLDQMQRARDSAFATRDAARAQLAAAGQQTRYTTIRAPWPGIVSRRDVEPGESVGVGQPLMTLFSPDALRVEVGIPQSDAAEVRARPRADLVFDDGRRVEAAEVIVFPAADPATHTVRVRVQLPPLDPVPVPGTTAKVVFPALGGATYAQVPLAALIRRGEVNAVYVLTDGRLSLRQVRLGEHAGDRVDVIAGLRPGEAIAADPVAAAQALAAARKGMK
- a CDS encoding S8 family serine peptidase, producing the protein RVVAAGGYDPNIAFWDESPGSQTFCPTPGSERECGSNYTNNFGEPPQELVAAAKSVFSTIYPGKDWAPTLECGDSFGTPSGDGLGLCTGTSMSAPQISGVVGILRSINPLATTSKPVLGFGDVAGIRSVLAQTTFEAQIAQGWTPTFGHGRVDAAAAARRMLGTVQGRTVKNRVTPLFRLYGANAKDYADTTSPQFAIAIAINQAGAYQTQGSLIPGYDEFPPDPGAETPLPTPRAAIYVLTTEYKPRPEWPALVPLYQMDRSRNYPIGCTPPTPGCNTKNRDYILVTTTAHIEQAYADGYKLRTIQGYIYQPCTVEPACIPPGTEKMYRACKTADDDCATFLESERTTFEAAGYTAAYPSGSNKVLGYAYPYADNDPPRFPGGPVGDGLVDGFEWVIGTKIDSWDSDGDGDGDVEEFPMVGVAVSDPCSGLGGYSCPADVIFKNGFQ
- a CDS encoding metalloregulator ArsR/SmtB family transcription factor, coding for MATQIKTTFDLSAMQAHAGDAARLLKALANEKRLQILCLLADGERSVGEINDLLDLSQSALSQHLAVLREENLVKTRREAQTIFYSLMPGPGAEVMGALHGIYCAPLRTRGRKRAA
- a CDS encoding DUF2892 domain-containing protein — protein: MNIDRAILAFAGVMILVSLALAHYVSPLWLWLTAFVGANMLQASFTGFCPTAFVFRKLGLSSGCAFK
- a CDS encoding efflux RND transporter permease subunit codes for the protein MSTRDATSRLDVSGRIAALFQSNPLTPILALIGLLLGLIAVAVTPREEEPQIDVTMANVIVPFPGADARQVEQMVTYPLEQLLSEIEEVKHVHSISRPGMVVATVEFEVGVKRQPALVRLYDKVYSHQDWMPANLGVGQPIIRPKGIDDVPVMALTLWTDDTQRGARELAEVAHTLETELKRIPGTRDVFTIGAPERALMVELDATRLASHGLTVHDLAGTLQAANLARQAGERVGADGVVQVTSGRFLADRGEVANLVLGMANGQPVRLQDVASVRDATDAPSSYVWHGAPPGREGPASGVAPAVTLAIAKKPGSNASDITRTALERIDALRGQIIPEGIHVEVTRDYGLTASDKASTLIRKLVFATGSVVLLVLFALGRREAIVIGTAVVLTLALTLFASMAMGFTLNRVSLFALIFSIGILVDDAIVVVENIHRHMARGGLSLREAIPPAVNEVGGPTILATFTVIAALMPMAFVSGLMGPYMRPIPVNASVGMLLSLGIALVVTPWLSLKLLRRHASSGGDAQDASAHAHGTMAARLHRMFERLMRPFLDDRSGARRRRLLFVAMGMLVLLAASLAGFKLVVLKMLPLDNKSEFQVVVDLPEGRTLEDTGALLADLTAVLDRVPEVRHYQVHAGTAAPINFNGLVRQYDLRTGANVGDVQVNLVDRHERRRKSHEIAVALRPLLADVGRRHDASVKLVEVPPGPPVLSPIVAEIYGPDYARMREVGRALGQRFLETEGIVDVDTSVEADAPRELILIDRVRAARLGVAQSEIAEVIAAGLSGLDATHVIDDSSKYPRPIRLRLPVSDQATLDGPLALRVRGSDGRLVPLSELVTVQRTAWDGAIHHKDLLPVVYVMGDESSRIDSPLYGMFDLVDQIAGSAIEGQHLAQSFIRQPADITGFGIKWDGEWQITYETFRDMGLAYAAGMILIYLLVVAWFRDYVLPLVIMAPIPLTVIGVMPGHALLGMQFTATSMIGMIALAGIIVRNSILLVDFINHELARGRSPADAVVDACAVRAQPIALTALAAMAGALFILDDPIFNGLAISLVFGILVSTALTLVVIPLLYYGLLAHRSRLTDAAP
- a CDS encoding rhodanese-like domain-containing protein; protein product: MTRTVEQLVTEARARIREVSPTDLSSMSQGGVVLIDVREPGEYAQGHLPGAVNIPRGVLEFQIHAHPAMACVAEESLANTSRRLVLYCRTGGRSALAADSLQELGFTDVLSLAGGFEAWRNANPAIPTE